The Deltaproteobacteria bacterium genome includes the window TGGACGTGGACTCGCAGCCTCCGATAAAGGCGGCACGAGCGGCACTGATCGCCCCATTGGGTCCCTGGGCCCGTCTCATACCGAATTCGATGACCGGGTCTCCTTCCGCAGCCAGACAAACCCTGGCCGCCTTGGTGGCAATCAAGGTCTGATAGTTCATTATGTTTAGGAGGGTCGTCTCCAGGATCTGCGCTTCGGGAAGGGGAGCGGTCACCCTGATCAGGGTTTCGTGGGGAAAGACGACGGTTCCCTCCGGAATGGCAAGGAGGTCTCCGGTGAACCGAAATCTCTCGAATTTCCGGAGTATCTCCTTGGAGAATATGCCGAGGCTGTCAAGGGCCTCGAGGTGGGAATCTTCAAACCTCAGGTTGAGGATGTAGTCGATCAACTGGTCAAGGCCTGCCACCACGCAAAACCCCCCTCCAAAGGGTAACGTCCTGAAAAACCAATCAAAATTAGCCATCTGCCGCGCCTTGCCCTCCTGAAAATACCCGGCCACCATGGTGAGCTGGTAGAGATCGGTCAGGAGAGTCAGCTCATTCATAGGGTATCTGTCCTCACTTGATTCCATAGGTTCCTCCTTCGTGGAAAAAACCGGAGTCCCCCGTTCTATTCCGAAAAACCATCAATCCTCCGAATCAGGTCACAGAGCCTCCCGACGCAGAGCTCAATCAGTCTTCTCCCTTTTTCCGGGCTGGCCTTGCCGGGATCGCCCCACACACCTCCAGGCCAGTACTTCCTCCTCGACCTCACCACTATCGGCTCAGGGAAAAGGGGGAACTCTGCTTTGGAAGTCCCCTTGACCAGATGAGGCCTCACGGCGAGCATGGCCGATGTCTCCAACTCGCCAGCGTGGAAGTCGTTCTCCGTCTCGATCCATTCGGGTACCCCCCCCTCGGCCACCAGATCGAAAATAGACAAGACGGCCAGAACAAGGCCGTCGATCTCCTCCACAAGGCTCTCGCCTATCTCCCTCAACGCCCCGATATGGATAGTACCCGCATGTCCAGAGACGAGAATGAATCGCCTCAGTCCCTGCCGGTACAGCGAATGGACGATGTCACGGACGACCGCCCTTAATGTTCCCGCGGAGATCCCCACAGAACCCGGATGGTCCCGGGTGCTCCTGAGAACACCGTAAGGCAAAGGTGGAGAGACGAAGACATCCACCACCTCAGCGGCTCTTCTCGCCAGTTCGTAAGCCTCCACCGTGTCGGTGGCAAGGGGGAGATGGCCACCGTGTTCTTCAAGGGAACCAACAGGGATCAGCACCGTCTGGGTCCTTTTGACGGCTCTCTCAAAATCTTCCATGGTCATCTCTTCCATGAGCATACCCGGTCTCCCCTTTCCAAACCCCTCTCGATCCAGACATTATATACACAACCTCTCCTTGTCACAACCGGACCCCCCAGGAGATCCCCGGTTTTGCACAAGCCCCGTGTTTCAGAAGGGCATTCCCAAAGGGATTGATTCGCCCGGAGATCCGTGATATAGACACCTCGTTCACTCCCGTCCGCTCCTATACGCGGGGTGACTCGAGAGATCCAGGAATCCCTTCGGGGGCTGCAAAGGGGAGACAGAAGCCTCCGGTGCCCCGTACGGGGCAAGAGGGTGGTCCGTGGGAGACGGCCGATCCATGGTGAGAGAGACCGAGAAATCGAAGATCCTGATCGTCGATGACGACGAAAATTTCACCACGGTAACCTCCGCCTTTCTGGAAAGCCAAGGGTACACCATCTATACGGCCGTCACAGGCCAGGAAGCGCTCGAGAAGGCCTCTTCGGACAGGCCTGAAATAGTGCTCCTCGACCTCATTCTTCCGGATGCCGAA containing:
- a CDS encoding creatininase family protein, which gives rise to MLMEEMTMEDFERAVKRTQTVLIPVGSLEEHGGHLPLATDTVEAYELARRAAEVVDVFVSPPLPYGVLRSTRDHPGSVGISAGTLRAVVRDIVHSLYRQGLRRFILVSGHAGTIHIGALREIGESLVEEIDGLVLAVLSIFDLVAEGGVPEWIETENDFHAGELETSAMLAVRPHLVKGTSKAEFPLFPEPIVVRSRRKYWPGGVWGDPGKASPEKGRRLIELCVGRLCDLIRRIDGFSE